The following are encoded in a window of Lagenorhynchus albirostris chromosome 3, mLagAlb1.1, whole genome shotgun sequence genomic DNA:
- the PRR7 gene encoding proline-rich protein 7, with the protein MVMSQGTYTFLTCFAGFWLIWGLIVLLCCFCSFLRRRLKRRQEERLREQNLRALELEPLELEGSQAGSPPGLAPPPPPHRGRLEAPAHAHQHVHVHPMLHHGPAQPHAHPHAHHHALPHPPPQHLSVPPRPWSYPRQAESDTSKPPCYEEAVLMAEPPPPYSEVLTDTRGLYRKIVTPFLSRRDSAEKQEQPPPSYKPLFLDRGYTSALHLPSAPRPAPPCPALCLQADRSRRVFPSWTDSELSSREPLEHGAWRLPVSIPLFGRTTAV; encoded by the exons aTGGTTATGTCCCAGGGCACCTACACGTTCCTCACGTGCTTTGCCGGTTTCTGGCTCATCTGGGGTCTCATCGTCCTACTCTGCTGCTTCTGCAGCTTCCTGCGTCGCCGCCTCAAACGGCGCCAGGAGGAGCGGCTGCGTGAGCAGAATCTGCGCGCGCTTGAGCTGGAGCCCCTTGAGCTCGAGGGCAGCCAGGCCGGGAGCCCCCCCGGCCTGGCGCCCCCGCCACCACCTCACCGCGGCCGTCTCGAGGCGCCGGCGCACGCCCACCAGCACGTGCACGTGCACCCGATGCTGCACCACGGGCCCGCGCAGCCGCACGCGCACCCGCACGCACACCACCACGCGCTTCCGCACCCACCGCCGCAGCACCTATCAGTACCGCCGCGGCCGTGGAGCTACCCGCGCCAAG CGGAATCGGACACGTCCAAGCCACCGTGCTACGAAGAGGCGGTGCTGATGGCCGAGCCGCCGCCGCCCTACAGCGAGGTGCTCACGGACACGCGCGGCCTGTATCGGAAGATTGTCACGCCCTTTCTGAGCCGCCGCGACAGCGCGGAGAAACAGGAGCAGCCGCCGCCCAGCTACAAGCcgctcttcctggaccggggctacACGTCGGCGCTGCACCTGCCCAGTGCCCCGCGGCCCGCGCCGCCCTGCCCTGCGCTCTGCCTGCAGGCGGACCGCAGCCGTCGGGTCTTCCCCAGCTGGACCGACTCAGAGCTCAGCAGCCGAGAGCCACTGGAGCACGGAGCTTGGCGCCTGCCGGTCTCCATCCCCTTGTTCGGGAGGACTACAGCCGTATAG